The Desulfallas thermosapovorans DSM 6562 nucleotide sequence CGCAGGCCTGCTGATTATCGGCCACCTGGCCAAAATATCCCAAATCCAGGGGGGTATCAACTGGGGATTTGCCCTGGTGGCCGTACTGGCTGTGGCCAACGCCAGCGGCCGTATTTTGGCCGGACTAATATCCGACCGGCTGGGCCGAACCAATACCATGCTGCTGGTGTTCAGCCTGCAAGCCATCAATATGTTTGCCTTTTCATACTACAGCACGGCACCGCTGCTGCTTCTGGGTTCGATCTTAACAGGCCTTGCCTATGGCTCGCTGCTTACGCTGTTCCCCTCGGCTACGTATGACTTCTTCGGCATGAAAAATTCAGGCGTCAACTACGGCCTGGTATTCACCGCCTGGGGCGCGGCGTCACTGATCGGCCCGATTGTCGCAGGACAGGTGGCCGATGCCACCGGCGGGTACGGGGCCAGTTACATCATCTCCGGCGTACTGCTGCTGGTGGCCGCCGTAATAACCTTTTTCACCAAGGCACCGCAGCCCGTGGCACATCAAAGAGTACTGGAAACCTGAAAAAACAGCTGAGGCGCGCACTTGGATGTGCACGCCTCAATGTCTTTATTACTGTATTTTGTGAGTAACTGCAACCGGTGCTTGCTCATACACCGTATACAATGGGCAACCGGTGGTTCATAATATATTTTTCAAGTTAACCTTTTCCTTTTCGGGAATATGCTCGAGCATTTTCTTTAATACTGCCAATTCCCCCGCGGCCAGAGCACGATCCTGCATACGAATATATTGTCCGATACGGATCAGGGACATTTCAATATTATCAATTTCCTGGTGATCGATAACTATGGCCCACCAATCCTTATGCCCGCTCCATTTTTTCGCCAGTTTTTCAACATCGCGCCCGGCGGCAGCCCAGTTGCCGGTGGCAATGGCCTCCTCCAGCCCACTAAAATCCTCAACCAGATCCTTTGCGCTGCTGTTCAATTTATCCAATGCGGCAAAACTAACCGCCAGGACCAACACCAGTACAACCACCACAGCCACATAGATTCTCATACCCGGCCACCCCCGGGCACATTTTTAAGCTGGTAAAATAAATTACCCGCTGTGTCCAGACTGGCAAAAAAAACTTTTTTCACGTCATTGATGCCGAATTTGCCCAGCTCCGCAATCAACCATTCCTTATTTAAATTTGCTTTATGCAAATTTTGTTCATTTAACTGCCCGTCAACGATCAGCGTCAAAGGTAAACCCTCATATTCGGTCTCAATTTTTAAATCCTCGGGCTGCAGGGCCCGTTTTTGGGACTTGGGTATCACACTAAGCTGGCCATTGGTTTCCAGAATGGCAAATTCCACATCAGCTATATTGGGAAAGTTTTTGGCTCGCAGTTGCTCCAATAAGTCGTTAACGTTATAGCGCAGGTACTTGAGCTCCGACTCAACCAGCTTGCCATTATCTATTACCACGCTGGGTCTGCCGCAAATAATATCCCGGGCCTGTAAACTTTTCATGGAAACATAGGACAGGCCCACCTGGGCCACC carries:
- a CDS encoding YetF domain-containing protein, encoding MLLIIIRTLILYIAVVMVMRIMGKREIGQLQPFELVVALMIADLAAIPMQDTGIPLLSGIIPIIILMVAQVGLSYVSMKSLQARDIICGRPSVVIDNGKLVESELKYLRYNVNDLLEQLRAKNFPNIADVEFAILETNGQLSVIPKSQKRALQPEDLKIETEYEGLPLTLIVDGQLNEQNLHKANLNKEWLIAELGKFGINDVKKVFFASLDTAGNLFYQLKNVPGGGRV
- a CDS encoding DUF4363 family protein; its protein translation is MRIYVAVVVVLVLVLAVSFAALDKLNSSAKDLVEDFSGLEEAIATGNWAAAGRDVEKLAKKWSGHKDWWAIVIDHQEIDNIEMSLIRIGQYIRMQDRALAAGELAVLKKMLEHIPEKEKVNLKNIL